The nucleotide sequence AACTCGGTCCAACATATTACGAGGAACGTAGAAAAGATGCAGTTATAAAACAGGCCATCCGAAAGTTGCAATCACTCGGTATGGAAGTATCCGTAAAACCGGTGGCCTAAACGTACACTCAAAACATTGAAACGCCCGTTCGACACCCTGCATATCACAGGGCTTAGTTTGGTATGCCTTAAAAACACCCTTAGTGCTCATTGATTTTCAGGATAGCGCAGGTACTTGTTCCCAGTACGCATTCGGGATGTTTCATCGGCTTCGTACTCCCCGGATTGGTACTGATTCCAGACCAGTCCGGCGTACTTGGCTAAGGCGTTGTGGTTCTTGAAACGTCGAATGTCGCCGACTTCGGCTATGATTCCGGCTGCGTATACAGGGCCGATGCCCTTGACCGACTCGAGGGTATTTGGGATCGCTTTCATCAGCCTGGCAATCGCTCGGTCGAGTTTCTTCACCTCAGCGTCCATGTGCTGGATCACGCTGAGGGTAACGGACAGCGACAGATTGACGGGATCCTGCATCACCTTGTCCAGTCGAAAGGACCTGCGTGCAACCTTTTGGAGTTCCTGTGCGATCTGCTTTGGGTCGTCAAACTTGTTTCTGCTTTTGTCGACCAAGAGCGCCACAAGATCCTCAAGGGGCATCGCAGCGATTTGTTCAGGCTCCAGCTCCTGAATGACGGCGAGCGACGTGGCACCGAAAGTATCGGAGAACGGGTTGTCTTGACGCAGACCACTGAACTTAAGAAACAGCTGGTTCAGGAAGAAGGTCTTGTCCCGAGACATGGTCTGCATCACATGAAACCGAGTCCGGGTGAGACGTTGAAGCGCTTCGTATCGGATCGTGTCTGTCATGGCTT is from Kyrpidia tusciae DSM 2912 and encodes:
- a CDS encoding IS110 family RNA-guided transposase, with protein sequence MPKLHVGIDVSLKAHHIQFMDEAGQNLASFQISNDPQGADTLIHKVLEITETKHMDRVVVGMEATANLGWHLAHYLKQQLEDHAPHLDAQIHVLNARRVARFKKAYDHLPKNDRIDAWVIADHLRFGRLPQAMTDTIRYEALQRLTRTRFHVMQTMSRDKTFFLNQLFLKFSGLRQDNPFSDTFGATSLAVIQELEPEQIAAMPLEDLVALLVDKSRNKFDDPKQIAQELQKVARRSFRLDKVMQDPVNLSLSVTLSVIQHMDAEVKKLDRAIARLMKAIPNTLESVKGIGPVYAAGIIAEVGDIRRFKNHNALAKYAGLVWNQYQSGEYEADETSRMRTGNKYLRYPENQ